CTTGTCAATTTATCGTCAGCCATGCTGACGCTCCTTGACCGTGCCCACCCGACTCATGAGGTCGTCCAGCAGGTGACTGTACGCCCGGACACCGTGGGTTTCCGCATCCAGTGCAGAGGGCGTGATACCGCCCTGGCTGGCATCCCGGAACTTGGTGTCCACTGGAATGGCAAATTGCCACAGGGAGTCACGGTAGGTTTTTCGGAGCAGATTAAGGCTCTTCACCGACGCCTGGGTACGGCGGTCAAACAGGGTTGGCACAATGGTGTAGGGCAGCTCGTTTTTCTGGGAACGCATGATCATCTTCAGAGTATGCAGCATGCGCTCCAGGCCCTTGATGGCCAGAAACTCGGTTTGCACGGGAATAATCAGATGCTGCGCCGCCGCAAGGGCGTTGACCATCAGAACCCCGAGCGAGGGGGTATTGTCCAGCAAGACATAGTCGAAATCGTCCCAGAGCTGGGCCAGGGCCCTGGAGATAATCAGCCCCATGCCCTCAACCCCGATCATCCTGCGCTCAAGGGTAGCCAGAGCCGCACTTGCCGGTAGCAGGGACAGCCCCTTGCAGCTGGTTTCGGTAATCAGCTGGGCCGGAAGACCCTCGGGCACCTTACCCTGATGCTGGAACAGATCGAAAACGCTGTGGGCGATGGTATCCGGGTCATACCCGAACCAGCTGGTGAGCGAGCCGTGTGGGTCCAGGTCTACAACGAGAACACGCTTGCCGCGCTCGGCAAGCAGGCCGCCCAGCGCGACAACACTCGTGGTTTTACCGACACCACCTTTTTGATTGGCTACTGCCCAGATTCGCACGCTTCGATTCTCCAGAGAACACGTCGGTGTGGCCGAACTTTAACGATAGCCACAGCCCGGTTATCGGCCACTCCCCGGGCAACTTGAACGAATTGCATCGGGGAGTTCCGGCAAGCTCTTGCCGGCGCCTTTTTGTTAACGGGGATTAATACAGGAACCGTGCCAATGGCTCTATACGCATCTGCCGACGATGCCGTTCAGCGCATAGCGCCGCGGATACTGGCGTCACGGGAAATCAGCAATACCACCCGCCGATTTCTGCGCCGTCCCTCTTCCGTGTCATTCCGGGCAACCGGCTGATACTGGCCATAGCCCACAGCCGCCAGACGCTCCGGCTCGATGCCCTCCATCACCAACATCCGTACCATCGAGGCCGCCCGGGCGGCAGACAATTCCCAGTTGGAGGGATAGCGGGAGGTACTGATCGGCTGGTTATCAGTGAAGCCTTCCACTTTAACCGCGTTGTCCCGGTTATTCAGGACAGAGGCAATCTTCTCGACAACATCGAACGCGTCGTAATGGGGCTCGGCGTCACCGCTGCCAAACAACAAACTGTTGGGAAGATTCAACTCCAGCCACTCGTCACTGGTCTCGAGTGACACGACCCCCTGGTTGATCAGTTCATCGAATTCCATGGACAGCTGGTCGGCCATGGCCCGCAGCGCTTCCGTTCGGGCCTGGGCGTCCATTTCCGGATTACGGGGGGCTTCGGTCACTGCTGGCGGAATGACGTTTTCCGCAGGGGCGTTCAATGATCGTTGGGGCTGATCGCCAATCTCTATGGGCTGAAAGGACCTCTGGGGCGCGTTAAACACACCCGTCAGGGTTTCCGACAGGACTTTGTACTTGCCTTCGTTAACAGATGATACCGAGTACATCACCACGAAAAATGCAAACAGCAGCGTGATGAAATCCGCATAGGAAATCAGCCACCGCTCCTTGTTGTGCAGATCATCCTGGGGTTGCCTACGGCGCCGCATAAGTTGGCCTGCGCATGCTTACTGCAGGAAGCCCCGCAGCCGCAATTCGATGGATTTCGGGTTTTCGCCTTCGGCGATGGCAATGAGACCGTCGATCATCATGTCCTCATATCGGGTCCGTTCCCGCACGATGCCACGCATCTTGTTGGCAACTGGAAAAAACAGCAGGTTGGCCAGGGCCACACCGTAAATAGTGGCGACAAAGGCGGTCGCGATCCCGCTGCCCAGAGACTGTGGATCCTCGAGGTTGGTCATTACCTGGATCAGCCCCATCACCGCGCCGATGATACCGATGGTCGGCGAGTAACCGCCCATGGCCTCGAACACTTTGGCGGATTCCAGATCACGCTGCTCCCGGGACTCGAGATCCACCTCCATGATGCCCCTGATGGTTTCCGTTTCCGCTCCGTCCACCAGCAGTTGCAAACCCTTGCGGGCGAAAGGTTCAGGTTCCCGTTCAGCGAGACCTTCAAGACCCAGCAATCCCTGCTTTCGCGCTTTGACACTCCAGTCGATGACCTTGCCAATGCCATCTTCGAGATTGATAAACGGCGGGACGAACACCCAGCGCACCTGTACAAAGGCCCGTTTCAGCATGGGCCAGGAGGTCTGGAGGATAGTGGCCGCCAGGGTACCCCCAATGACGATGATGGCGGCCGGCCCATTAAACAGGGAGCTTACTGCACCGCCTTCAAGCAGATTGCCGCCAAGTATCGCGGCAAAGGCCAGTATGACCCCCAGCAAACTCAGGATATCCATCAGCAGACACCTTCGACCAGACGCGGACCGATTTCGTCCAGGGACAGCACGTCGTCGGTCAGTCCTGCCTTGGCAACGGCCATGGGCATGCCATAGATAACCGATGACTTTTCATCCTGGGACCAGATGTCCGACCCGCTCTGCTTCATCATCCGGCACCCTTCCTTGCCGTCCGAGCCCATGCCGGTGAGAATGACGCCGAGCGTCTTGCCCGGGAAACTCCGGGCCAGGGAACCGAAGGTTACGTCGACACAGGGCTTGTAGTTGAGCCGCTCGTCGCCGGGCAGGATGCGGATCCTGGCCTGCCCACCCCGGTTCTCAACCATCATCTGCTTGCCACCGGGTGCCAGAAGAGCAAGTCCCGGCCGCAACACATCGCCATCCGCGGCCTGCCGGACTTCAATCCGACAGAGCTTGTTCAGGCGTTCAGCGAAAGCCGGCGTGAAGCTGGCAGGCATGTGCTGTACCAACACGATGGGAGCCGGAAAGGTTGCGGGCAACGCCGTCAGTACCCGTTGCAGGGCAACAGGTCCACCGGTGGAGGTTCCGATGCCAACCACAGCGTAATGCTTTGCCGGGCCTCGGCGGGTAGGACGCCTCGGCGCCTCGGGTTCAGTCGCAGCCGGAGGGCTGTGGGCGCCTGGCCGCTGGCGCGGCGTGACTTCCGCACGAGGACGGGCCGGCGTGGCGGGAGCGCGGGACGTGGGCGCCGACAGTTCGGGGCGGGCCGGCGCTGCAGGGCGGTTGCCCGGGCGGCTGCGGGCCACGTCCAGAATCCGCTCAATCAGGATTTTCTGGAGCTGGCTGTTGTCACGGGCAATTTCTTCAAAGTTCTTGGGCAGGAAATCAACGGCACCCGCCTCGAGGGCATCGAGTGTGACCCGGGCGCCCTCGTAGGTGAGAGAAGAAAACATGAGTACCGGTATGGGATGTTTGCGCATGATTTCGCGCACGGCGGAGATGCCATCCATCACCGGCATTTCATAATCCATGGTGATCACATCGGGACGAAGCTTTTCAGCCAGCTCCACGCCTTCCCGGCCGTTGGTTGCAGCCCCAACCACCTTGATCTGGCCGGAGCTGGTCAGGATTTCCGTCAGCCGTTTGCGAAAAAACCCTGAATCGTCAACGACCAGGACAGAAACTGTCATCCACTTCTCCTACCCAATCCATCGTTCTTCGGCCTTCTATGGCCGCAGTCACCTGAAAGCCCGGCTTAGCCGTAGTGTTGCAACAGGCTTGGCACATCAATGATCAGCGCGATCCGGCCGTCGCCGGTAATGGTGGCGCCGGCCATTCCCGGCGTACCCTGGAGGGCTCGACCGAGGGGCTTGATCACCACCTCTTCCTGCCCCACCAACTGGTCGACCACAAAACCGACCTGTTTGGTCCCCATGGCCACGATGACCACATGGGCGTTTTCCGGCACTTCCTGGGAAGTACCATCACGCACCAGCCATCGTTTGATGTGAAACAGCGGGAACACCTTTTCCCGGACCACAATACACTCTCGTCCGTCGACGATATTGGTCTTGGTCAGGTCCAGGTGGAAAATCTCGACCACATTCACCAGCGGCAGCGCGAACGACTGATCACCCAACATGATCATCAGTGTGGGCATGATGGCCAGGGTCAAAGGAACCTTGATAACAATCCGGGAACCCTTCCCCAGTTGCGATTCAATGCTCAACTGGCCATTGAGTTGCCCTATCTTGGTTTTGACCACATCCATGCCGACGCCACGACCGGAGACGTCCGAGATCTGCTCCTTCGTGGAAAAACCGGCAGCGAAAATCAGGTTAAAGCACTCGGAATCGGTCAGGCGATCCGCGGCATCCTGATCGTAAATCCCCTTCTCAACGGCCTTGCGACGGAGCACTTCCGGATCCATACCGGCGCCATCATCCTCGATGAACAGCAGGATATG
This genomic stretch from Marinobacter salsuginis harbors:
- the motD gene encoding flagellar motor protein MotD, with amino-acid sequence MRRRRQPQDDLHNKERWLISYADFITLLFAFFVVMYSVSSVNEGKYKVLSETLTGVFNAPQRSFQPIEIGDQPQRSLNAPAENVIPPAVTEAPRNPEMDAQARTEALRAMADQLSMEFDELINQGVVSLETSDEWLELNLPNSLLFGSGDAEPHYDAFDVVEKIASVLNNRDNAVKVEGFTDNQPISTSRYPSNWELSAARAASMVRMLVMEGIEPERLAAVGYGQYQPVARNDTEEGRRRNRRVVLLISRDASIRGAMR
- a CDS encoding protein-glutamate methylesterase/protein-glutamine glutaminase; the protein is MTVSVLVVDDSGFFRKRLTEILTSSGQIKVVGAATNGREGVELAEKLRPDVITMDYEMPVMDGISAVREIMRKHPIPVLMFSSLTYEGARVTLDALEAGAVDFLPKNFEEIARDNSQLQKILIERILDVARSRPGNRPAAPARPELSAPTSRAPATPARPRAEVTPRQRPGAHSPPAATEPEAPRRPTRRGPAKHYAVVGIGTSTGGPVALQRVLTALPATFPAPIVLVQHMPASFTPAFAERLNKLCRIEVRQAADGDVLRPGLALLAPGGKQMMVENRGGQARIRILPGDERLNYKPCVDVTFGSLARSFPGKTLGVILTGMGSDGKEGCRMMKQSGSDIWSQDEKSSVIYGMPMAVAKAGLTDDVLSLDEIGPRLVEGVC
- a CDS encoding ParA family protein, translated to MRIWAVANQKGGVGKTTSVVALGGLLAERGKRVLVVDLDPHGSLTSWFGYDPDTIAHSVFDLFQHQGKVPEGLPAQLITETSCKGLSLLPASAALATLERRMIGVEGMGLIISRALAQLWDDFDYVLLDNTPSLGVLMVNALAAAQHLIIPVQTEFLAIKGLERMLHTLKMIMRSQKNELPYTIVPTLFDRRTQASVKSLNLLRKTYRDSLWQFAIPVDTKFRDASQGGITPSALDAETHGVRAYSHLLDDLMSRVGTVKERQHG
- a CDS encoding flagellar motor protein, with product MDILSLLGVILAFAAILGGNLLEGGAVSSLFNGPAAIIVIGGTLAATILQTSWPMLKRAFVQVRWVFVPPFINLEDGIGKVIDWSVKARKQGLLGLEGLAEREPEPFARKGLQLLVDGAETETIRGIMEVDLESREQRDLESAKVFEAMGGYSPTIGIIGAVMGLIQVMTNLEDPQSLGSGIATAFVATIYGVALANLLFFPVANKMRGIVRERTRYEDMMIDGLIAIAEGENPKSIELRLRGFLQ